In the genome of Leptospiraceae bacterium, the window GTTAGCTTGATTGTATAGAGAATTTATGAGGCAAGATGTGGAATTTCTTTCAAAAGATCGAACAAAATTAATAGCCAGTCTGTGGGATGCGAACTCACATCAGTGGCTTCTTTGGATACATGGCTTTGCTGAACATCGACTACGATATGAGAACTTTGCCAATTTTCTCTACGAACATCAAATCTCTTTTTTTATCTTTGACTTAAGAGGACATGGAGATTCTGAAGGAAAAAGAGGTTTGATTTTAGATTTTCAAGAATACTTAAATGATGTAGAAGCTGCCATTCAATTTCTTTCCACCAAAACAAAAAAAATTCACATAGGCGGTCATTCTATGGGAGGCTTGATTTTAGGAAGGTATCTTGAAACACGAAATCCTCCCATCGAAATCAAAAGTGCGATTTTAACCTGTCCTTTTATAGGTTTGGGAATGCCCGTTCCTGGATGGAAAAGATTTTTAGGAAATTTATTATCAAAACCATTGCCAGGACTATTACTTCCCTCAGGCTTGGATCCGGAAAAACTAAGTCATGACAAACACGTTGTAGAATCTTACAAAAACGATCCAAAGGTGTTTAAACATGCCACTGCTCGCTGGTTCGCCGAATGTCTTAAACACCAAGAACTTGTCGTAAAAGAGGCATCAAACATACGAATTCCGACGTTGGTGCTTCAAGGACTGAGTGATGAGATAGTTGACCCTCAGGCTGCCAAGACATTTTACGAAAACCTAACAACAGAAAAAAGATGGATTGGATATGAAAGATTGTATCATGAAATCTTAAACGAAATTCAAGAAGAAAGACAAAAAGTTTATCAGGATATTTTAAAATGGATAAAAAAATAACAAAAGAATTCAGAGAACTCGTAGAAAAACTTATCGATGAAGTTTTACCCCAAGTGATTGAATGGAGGCATTTTATTCATTCCAATCCTGAGTTGGCATTTCATGAGTTCGAAACATCAAAGTTTGTCCAAGAAAAACTCCAAGAATTTGAAATACCCTATGAAAACAACATTGCCAAAACGGGAGTGATTGGAAGAATAGAAATTCCACATGCCACAAAGCGATTGGCTTTTCGTGCAGAACTGGATGCTCTTCCCATCCAAGAGTTAAACACCTTCGAACATCGATCCAAAATCCCTCACCGCATGCATGCATGTGGACATGACGGACACTTAGCAGGATTATTAGGAGCTGCCAAGGTAATAAAAGAAGTTTCAAAATTTTATAAATTAAATCAATCAATTTATTTTATCTTTCAGCCAGCAGAAGAAAATGAAGGTGGTGCAAAAAAGATGTTCGAAGAAGGATTAAAAGAAAAATACCATTTCGATGAAGTTTATTCTATCCACAACTGGCCCGAGATGAAAGAAGGAATCTTTGGTATTCGATCTGGCTCCATTATGGCATCTTATGATAGCTTTGATCTCATCATTAAAGCGAAAGGTTCTCATGCCGCAATGCCTCATCAAGGAATAGATGTGATTTTTCTATCATCGCTTCTGATACAAACTATATATTCATATTTGAGTCGATGGAATCCTGTGGATGAAAAAGTTTTGTCTTTTACTTCAATTCACGCAGGTAGCACTTATAACGTTTTGCCTGATCAAATCGAAATCAAAGGGACCCTAAGAACATTCCAGCAAAGCACAAGGGAAAATATCTTAAATTATATAAATAACTTATTGAAGAGCTGGGTAGAATTGTATGGGATTGATTATAAGTTCGAACTCAAGGAAGGATACCCAGCCACTATAAATTCCAAAGAAAAATACGAAAAAATAAGGGCATTCATAGAAAAAACCTTCGATAAAAGTAAATTTGTTGAAATCGAAAAGCCCAGCATGGGAAGTGAAGACTTTTCGTTTTTTCTTCGTAATTACGATGGAGTTTACATATGGCTTGGTTCAAAAAAAGAACACTCAACAAATCCTCCGTTGCATAGCCCAGAATATGACTTTAACGATAATATCCTAAAAGACATCATAAGTTTCTGGACCTACTTAGCATATTGGGAATAGAGTTTTGTTTTTAAGAATTGTATAATTAATTTGATGAACTTATTTACTTTTTTACTTTTAGAGTGAAGAGGAAACTAATAACTTTTGGCTAACGCAATACTCATTATACATAATTTGTCTGAACAGATGGTTTTCCTGTGTCCATTTTTACAATTTCCAAAAATTGTTGATTTTGTCTGAGAAAATTAATATTATCTCCATCTCAAACTCAAAAGAAGAAATTGAGAGACTTCTGCTTCACCTCTTGAGAATGAAGGGATTTTAGAAGACTTCAAAAAAAACTAAAAGAAGAAATTTTAATCAGTGTTGAAGAAAAAATACAAGAAGAATTATTTTTCTGGTTTTACATGTTTTTTGTAATAATCAAACCAATCGTCTAAAGTTTTGGGTTGGCAATTTCTTATTTCTTCTGCAACTTTACTTACATATTTTGGTCTATTGAATTGCCAGCGATTTGTTGCAATGTTTAAAATCCACTTTTTTTATTTTATCATTCTTTCTCATAATCACCTAATCCCATTTGCACCATTTTTTTGTTAATGTTGATTTTGTTTTTAAGGATGACTTTTCCAAAAACTGAGTTATGTTGGTGTCCTTCTTGTTGGATGTAAACATGCCTGCCTTTGATGTAGTTGATCAGATAGTGGATAGCTTCGGTAAGTTTTTGATTTCTATATTACTAAGGGGATCACCTTGTATCTGCCATAAAGACCTTGCATCGAGCAAACATGTTCCGTAAGTTTGTATAGACTCTTCCGCCGGTTTTCATCCATTCGATGAATTTTTCAATGCCGTTGTCTATAATGCTTTCGTCTTCTGAGTTTTCCAATTCGTCGATTATGAGTTTACTAACAATCTCTTTCGTCTTTGCATGGGAATAGGATTCGTCTTGCTTGATCTAATAGTTTAGCATACTCTATGAGTTTGAAAGCTTTGGGATCAATCCCCATGCCAATCAAAATGCGAATTTTTTGTGTATTCTCGAGAGCTGGGTAAATCTCATGAAAACCACTGACAAAAAAATACCCTACTAAGCAATCAAAAGAAGTGGATTTTTGAAGTAAGATCTTGAATCTGTCCTTGATTGTTCTATTCTCTTCATTCGTGAAAAAGGTTAAATCTGTTATCATATCTACCTCAACTTTTAAATTTTTATCATTCTTGGAATTATAAATAAGATTGATAAAAAAATAAAGAAATATATTTTTTATCTTATGTTAATAAAAATGTATTCATTGATGTATGGTTATAGGAAACTAAAGGGGGAGGTTAAGATAGAAAATGGAGAGCCTAGGCTTTATGTGGAAGAATTGGGATATGTAAGCCCTTTGGAGTTCATAAAACAGGGTATGAAGATCTTGGAGATATCTGAACATGAGAAAGAATTATTAAAGAGAGGAAAATACAAATTCCGAGATTTTTGAAAAAAGGGGTGAAAAAAATTATAAAAATTTACAAAAAATTTAATTTTTTAGTTGATAATAAATTAAGGTTATTTAATTATACGATAATTAATAGGAGAATAATGGTAAACTTTACACTTTTTATCATTTGGAGGAATTAAATATGGCAGCAGGACAATTTCCCAAAAGCCCTAATAAAGTAGACCCTATAATTCCAAGTGCGGTGGCATCACGAACTTCGTTGGTCTGGGAAGGAAGAAATAAGATTGCCGAATCAAAAAAGATTGTTGATGATGCAGCAGCAAGAGTGAGGGATTTTGTTCAAACCAAATTGCCACCCGAGATTGCAAAAGATGTCGATATAATGGCAAGCATTGAAGATAAAATCTACAACTACGTGAACCAAGCATATGTGAATATGTTCAATCGCTACACAATCACCGTAGAAGACGAGATGATGAAGAAGGTTCGTGATTTCGTAGATAAAGAAGAAATGCGGGTTTTAGCTCGTTATACCCCGAGAGAAATCTCTGAATTGATCGACAAATTGGCTGGTGCAGACAAATTCAATACCGGCGAGATCGAGAAATCTATCATCAACATGTATGGACACTTGCAAGGACACATCCAAAGAGGTGTGAACGATTTAGAAAACGAAACCAACGCTATCTTGCGTCAAAAAACAGACGTTGGTGCATTCGTTCGTGGTGAGAACGCGTACTCGATAGTCAAATGCGTCTTTAAGGACAATCTTTACAAGCCCAAAACTGTAACAGATATTAAGCTTTCTATCAACATTCTTGATTCAGAATTGATTAGCCCAATCTTTCATTACCAAACAACCGTAGAATATCTATTGAAGGATACTTTAGCAAAACACATCATGGAGTTGATTGATCGAGAGATTGAAAAACTCAAAGAAGAGATCATCGATTCAGGACGACCTGAATTAACCGACGGAGAAATCATGTTCGAAAAAATCAAGTTGGTCGATAAGTTTACAGATGATAATGCTTCTGATCCTAACTCAAAACGATACGCTATCTTGGCAAAGAAATTCTTAGATAAAATAGAAGGTTTAAGAGCTGAAATCGACCAAGAAGACTACGATCCTCTCAACATGAGGGAAAGAATCAAAGCCATAATTGATGACGAGAACATCAGAAACCGTGGTTTTAACACAGCTGTAAACACAATTACTTCTATTCTTGATACCTCAAAATTAGGATATCAAGTTTGTGATAACAAAAAGAATGCAAGAGAGTGTTTAATCAGAGAATACGAAGATGAGGATGAAACCCAACTACCAGATGAACGTTATTCCATACGATTGGTCTACTATGATCAATCCCAAATACGAGAATTGAAGCGTATCTATGACGCAAGGATGAATGCTTTTATTCGCGAAGTAGATGCTGTGATGGATGTAGTAGAAGAACTTTATCAAAGAAGCAAAAGGAAATTTGGTGGATTGAAGAAAATCATCAAGGATTTCGAAGACTTAGCAGAAGCAGTGATGCCAAAAAAATGGGTTAAAGAACGAAATGCTGTGAATTCAGACCCAGATGAAATCCAATGGAACAAGCTAAAATATCGTGATCCCGTGAATACCTTTGTGGAAAAGAATAATAGAACATACACTGTTGAAATCAAAAATACTTCTCAAAAACTCAAAGAAATCAGACAAAGACTTCATCAAATGTATGGATACCAAAACCCAATTGAGCGAGTTGTGATAGAAGAAAGAGTGAATTTATTAGAACAACAATTCAATAAATTTATTTATGAAATCAATCCTCACCATCTTCAACCTGGATTACTTTTGGACATTGATATAAGTACGAACAAACGCAAACAATATATGATGAAAGCAATGGCGAATGTTCTTAATGAGTTCCTACATAGTGTATCTAAAGGTTTTGCTGATGCGGCATTTGCAACCTTCAAGCGAAGAAGATCAACAGTTCGCGATGATAAAGAAATGTCTTTTGAAGCTGACTCTGAAAAAGACGCTCAATTAAAGAAATTAGCAAGCCAATACGCAGCTCCAACAAGTAATCAGCAAGAAACCAACACAAATTTTACTCCAACATCAAATAATATTGAAAATGGCGAAACCAGTAGTGGTGTGAGAGGTTCTGCTGATGTAACACCCAAATCCTATGAAGATAAACTAAGAGACATGGGATTGAAAGAACTTTAATACTTGTGGGGGTAGCTTACTCCCACAACTGTTCAATTTTATAAAAATAATCGAATTTAGGAGAATTATGTATGGTAGGTAAAATTTTTTTTCCTACTGGCAAGAGAGAGATCTATAATCGTCTATTGAGACATATGGTATTCACAACCACGATTGTTGAAAGGTTTGAAAAAGGTGAAAATCTTGCTGATATTATTCAGGAATTACTGGACAGTCATGTAATTACGAATGAACAAGTTCCAGCTATCCTTCAATTATTACTTGTTGAAAGAGCGAAATGGGCTTTTAGAGTAGAAAACCTACATAAGAATTTTTCAAATTTTACTAACTTAATAAAGATCATAAAGAATTGGAATAATATAGATTTCGTGGTTTCGTATTACCATCCAACTTATGGTATTATAGTTATTAATCCCAAAAATAATGAACATTGGGTTAAGGTTCATGAATTAAAAAAAGATGAGCTTTTGATCATATATGCTAAGCAGAAAAAAGGAAATGTAGAAATTGCAGAAAAAGCCATTAATGAAGTTTTTAATCTAATAGATGATAAACCTTATGAGGATGATCCTAATTTCAAAATACCTGAATTGAAAGAGGCAAAACAGGAAATTAAAGTTGAACAAAGAATCGAAGCTCAACAAAAACAACAAGCAACACCAGAAAAAACTCCAATAAAAGAACCAAAAAAAACTAATATTACATTAAAATATTCGGTGCAAGTGACGAATGAGTTATTTCATAATGGAAACGTTGAAGCTTGGAAAAATATTATTGAGTCCTATCATGCAAAATATCCTGACTGTAGAGTAATAGTGTATTACGAAGGAGAATTAATTCATGATTTAAATTCATTGTTCAAATGGGGAAAAGTCAAGCACGGAAATGTTATTTTTTTTCAAGTTGTTGGAGAAAACATCAGAGGTGTTAGTAGGTTGCAAAAGTATTTATATGAAGGAGCTTCTCCAAGATTCGAGGCATTCTTAAAGAAAGATGTGAACAAGATCCTCAATCTGTTTTAATATGTTCGAAAAGTATTTCATTCAGCAATCCAATTGGTTGCAAGAATCATTAAATAAACGCTTAGAAAAGAAAGGGATTTCTATTCCAGAAAAGAAAGATTTAAGCATCTTTAAAGAGTTTTTTGATTTTATAAAGGAACATATTCCCATCGGATTTTCTTTAGCGATGGGAAAAATAAGAAATAAAACCCATGTTTATGGAAAAAATGTCGATTTGATTATATACAAAAAATGGACCAAAAGTTTATTGAAATTGAGTGGTGGATATATATTGGTTGATCATATCTACGCTTTTCTTTCGATAGAGCAAGAGCTCAGTACTGATTCTCTAATTCAACATATTGAAATGACAAATTCAATAAAAACCATGTATGCAATGGATTATGAATTGGATGAAAGTAGAATTATTCCCGTATACTCTATTCTATTTGCTTATAAATCTAGGATCCCTCTTTTATCTCATAAACTCACATTAATTAATGCATCACACGAAAAAGAAATACCTCCAACAAAAGAGGTAGATCTAATATGTGTCTTAGATCAAGGAGTTATAATTAAAGATTGGGAAATGGGAATTTTTAAGATTATTGAAACAAAAGAAGACACATTGATGTGGTTTTATATTATGCTTATTGAGTATCTTGATCGAGACAATGAAATAAAAGTCGATTTAAGAAGGTATATTCGAGAAGTAAAAGAATATGCAGAAAAGTGAGGCTTATGGTTTCTATAAAAGGAAAGGTTAACGTAGTTCTTCTTTTATTCACATGGTTTTCTTTGATGATCATTGGATGTAAAAAAGAACCAAAAGAAGTAATTATCCAAAAAAATGAATTTTTCTTCATTATCGATACTTCCGGTTCGATGGCATACGGACCTTTCCAACACATACAAAAAAAATTCGAAGATTTTTTAACCTTAATAAAGACTGGAGACTCCATTTATATTATCAAATTTGACGTAGAACCCATTTTATTGAAAAAAATAGATAACTACGACATAATCAATAAAGATGAGATAATAAACCTAATAAAAGAACTAAAACCCATTGGAAGATACACTGATATACAGCTAATGCTTGATTATACAAAAAATTTGGTAATGAATTCAAAATTAGAGGAGACTTACTTTGATGAAACAAAAAATGAAATCAGAAAAATCCAAAAAACACAATTTATCATTGTTTTTTCAGATGGAAAAGATGAACCGCCAAAGAAGAGAAATGTCGTAAATCTCAATGAATATAGAACTAGCCCTACTTTACCTATAGAAGATAGATATGTGTATTATGTTAATTTTTCGAGAGAAACTAGCAAGCAAATAGAAGAAGGACTCAAAGAACAATCTAAAGAAGTAAGAGTAATCCAGAGACCTTTAATGGAAAAGACAACGGATAATGCAAAAACTGAAGATGAAATTTCTTCAAACAATAAGCCTATTGATGATCCTTCGGGAATTGAAGAATTAAAAGAAAATATCCAACAAAAA includes:
- a CDS encoding lysophospholipase; this translates as MRQDVEFLSKDRTKLIASLWDANSHQWLLWIHGFAEHRLRYENFANFLYEHQISFFIFDLRGHGDSEGKRGLILDFQEYLNDVEAAIQFLSTKTKKIHIGGHSMGGLILGRYLETRNPPIEIKSAILTCPFIGLGMPVPGWKRFLGNLLSKPLPGLLLPSGLDPEKLSHDKHVVESYKNDPKVFKHATARWFAECLKHQELVVKEASNIRIPTLVLQGLSDEIVDPQAAKTFYENLTTEKRWIGYERLYHEILNEIQEERQKVYQDILKWIKK
- the cfpA gene encoding cytoplasmic filament protein CfpA produces the protein MAAGQFPKSPNKVDPIIPSAVASRTSLVWEGRNKIAESKKIVDDAAARVRDFVQTKLPPEIAKDVDIMASIEDKIYNYVNQAYVNMFNRYTITVEDEMMKKVRDFVDKEEMRVLARYTPREISELIDKLAGADKFNTGEIEKSIINMYGHLQGHIQRGVNDLENETNAILRQKTDVGAFVRGENAYSIVKCVFKDNLYKPKTVTDIKLSINILDSELISPIFHYQTTVEYLLKDTLAKHIMELIDREIEKLKEEIIDSGRPELTDGEIMFEKIKLVDKFTDDNASDPNSKRYAILAKKFLDKIEGLRAEIDQEDYDPLNMRERIKAIIDDENIRNRGFNTAVNTITSILDTSKLGYQVCDNKKNARECLIREYEDEDETQLPDERYSIRLVYYDQSQIRELKRIYDARMNAFIREVDAVMDVVEELYQRSKRKFGGLKKIIKDFEDLAEAVMPKKWVKERNAVNSDPDEIQWNKLKYRDPVNTFVEKNNRTYTVEIKNTSQKLKEIRQRLHQMYGYQNPIERVVIEERVNLLEQQFNKFIYEINPHHLQPGLLLDIDISTNKRKQYMMKAMANVLNEFLHSVSKGFADAAFATFKRRRSTVRDDKEMSFEADSEKDAQLKKLASQYAAPTSNQQETNTNFTPTSNNIENGETSSGVRGSADVTPKSYEDKLRDMGLKEL
- a CDS encoding amidohydrolase; the encoded protein is MDKKITKEFRELVEKLIDEVLPQVIEWRHFIHSNPELAFHEFETSKFVQEKLQEFEIPYENNIAKTGVIGRIEIPHATKRLAFRAELDALPIQELNTFEHRSKIPHRMHACGHDGHLAGLLGAAKVIKEVSKFYKLNQSIYFIFQPAEENEGGAKKMFEEGLKEKYHFDEVYSIHNWPEMKEGIFGIRSGSIMASYDSFDLIIKAKGSHAAMPHQGIDVIFLSSLLIQTIYSYLSRWNPVDEKVLSFTSIHAGSTYNVLPDQIEIKGTLRTFQQSTRENILNYINNLLKSWVELYGIDYKFELKEGYPATINSKEKYEKIRAFIEKTFDKSKFVEIEKPSMGSEDFSFFLRNYDGVYIWLGSKKEHSTNPPLHSPEYDFNDNILKDIISFWTYLAYWE
- a CDS encoding VWA domain-containing protein, with translation MVSIKGKVNVVLLLFTWFSLMIIGCKKEPKEVIIQKNEFFFIIDTSGSMAYGPFQHIQKKFEDFLTLIKTGDSIYIIKFDVEPILLKKIDNYDIINKDEIINLIKELKPIGRYTDIQLMLDYTKNLVMNSKLEETYFDETKNEIRKIQKTQFIIVFSDGKDEPPKKRNVVNLNEYRTSPTLPIEDRYVYYVNFSRETSKQIEEGLKEQSKEVRVIQRPLMEKTTDNAKTEDEISSNNKPIDDPSGIEELKENIQQKQQEIQEKSESSFWQKFQITAFEIFEKNKNFLLLLLLVSIVILSLYFLLRYLYNRFKSALRGEIIYYEVGSHPSMGKTIKLSRFEKNKLTIGNDPDCLIRIRSRDFPTKIVLKPIEKNDHYFFKVPKRFQNEIQFLSKDSNQNVIFSGDKFKIKNYIFEFSYGSKSKNY